In Microbacterium binotii, one DNA window encodes the following:
- a CDS encoding response regulator transcription factor has product MASILVVEDDADVAQLIQHRLAASGHEVAVAPDGEQGLVAARDAHPSLVILDWMMPHRTGLEVCAELRGDASFASTRIMMLTARAQDEDIARAMSAGADDFMTKPFSPRELVARVGVLLAS; this is encoded by the coding sequence GTGGCGAGCATTCTGGTCGTCGAAGACGATGCCGATGTGGCGCAGCTGATCCAGCACCGCCTGGCGGCGTCGGGACACGAGGTCGCCGTTGCTCCCGATGGCGAGCAGGGCCTGGTGGCGGCACGCGACGCGCATCCCTCCCTCGTGATCCTCGACTGGATGATGCCGCACCGCACCGGTCTGGAGGTCTGCGCGGAGCTCCGCGGCGATGCGTCCTTCGCGAGCACCCGCATCATGATGCTCACCGCCCGGGCACAGGACGAGGACATCGCGCGCGCGATGTCCGCCGGCGCCGACGACTTCATGACGAAGCCCTTCTCGCCGCGCGAGCTCGTC
- a CDS encoding ATP-binding protein, with translation MKAGAPFATLGAPSRTAWIPPWWSWPIAAVTIASLGLTGTIFTPPGGSAAAWWPAAGAAALFALLNPPRRRVAVVLLVLIVTVIPNLMYGRSLAVSVGYALANAMEIAVLLAVLAIWGYRGSHTFLLRRTREALVLVVAGLTGALVAALIAATTAALAGGGDFWATALSVLPSHAAAVLLIAPFACIPPSSGPVPLARWEAVLQPALLLGVLAFVAAPRVEIPLTFLPFMIIAWGCLRLPFVASLIEVLVAGIAILMVTLAGRGPFALGLSSADRAITVEIFLIALATVSLLLLTARAEQQETARVAARTSHLLSGGLVETEVGLAVARRDGESTRLLWANPAARSMIALELDGDEWKGPLEHVARHASRDGVERVHTDGDTSLRMVANPIENDPGLFAVQVLDVSSTVRMIQARAEAERERAAATELRADLSRQRDDFISTTSHELRTPLTNVLGYAELLEESPVLTTLERDWVARIRRNGLRLSDLVEDLLMVGGAHATPVSPGEQHTLSTRSVVAAIVASHGAAADEKRLRLEIDIDAGTNVHGVPADIHRSLGALLTNAILFTPTDGDVLVRVREDGEVTEFSVSDSGPGMSDADRDRAFDRFFRAAEAEQSGTPGVGLGLSIAQRLAQRNGGTLELVSPASGGLRAVLRLPAAPRPV, from the coding sequence ATGAAGGCTGGCGCCCCGTTCGCGACACTCGGCGCCCCGTCACGGACCGCTTGGATCCCCCCGTGGTGGAGTTGGCCGATCGCCGCGGTCACCATCGCCTCCCTGGGACTCACGGGGACGATCTTCACGCCTCCGGGAGGCAGCGCCGCCGCGTGGTGGCCTGCCGCGGGGGCTGCCGCTCTCTTCGCGCTGCTCAATCCCCCGCGACGGCGCGTGGCCGTCGTGCTGCTCGTTCTCATCGTGACGGTGATCCCCAACCTCATGTACGGGCGATCGCTCGCGGTGTCGGTCGGCTACGCGCTGGCGAACGCCATGGAGATCGCGGTCCTGCTGGCCGTCCTGGCGATCTGGGGCTACCGAGGATCCCACACGTTCTTGCTGCGACGCACCCGTGAGGCGCTCGTCCTCGTCGTCGCCGGTCTCACGGGCGCCCTCGTGGCGGCGTTGATCGCTGCCACCACGGCCGCCCTTGCCGGCGGCGGCGACTTCTGGGCGACGGCGCTGAGCGTGCTCCCGTCCCACGCGGCGGCCGTGCTTCTGATCGCGCCGTTCGCGTGCATCCCGCCGTCTTCCGGCCCCGTCCCGTTGGCGCGCTGGGAGGCCGTGCTGCAGCCGGCCCTCCTGCTGGGCGTGCTCGCATTCGTCGCCGCCCCCCGTGTGGAGATCCCTCTCACCTTCCTCCCGTTCATGATCATCGCGTGGGGATGCCTGCGCCTGCCCTTCGTGGCGTCCCTCATCGAGGTGCTCGTCGCCGGCATCGCGATTCTCATGGTCACCCTGGCCGGGCGCGGGCCGTTCGCGCTCGGGCTCTCCTCGGCCGACCGCGCGATCACCGTCGAGATCTTCCTCATCGCGTTGGCGACGGTGTCCCTCCTGCTGCTCACCGCGCGCGCGGAGCAGCAGGAGACGGCGCGTGTGGCGGCGCGCACCAGTCACCTGCTCTCGGGCGGGCTGGTCGAGACCGAGGTGGGCCTCGCCGTGGCCCGGCGCGACGGTGAGAGCACCCGGCTGCTGTGGGCGAATCCCGCAGCGCGATCGATGATCGCCCTCGAACTCGACGGCGACGAGTGGAAGGGCCCCCTCGAGCACGTCGCCCGCCATGCCAGCCGCGACGGCGTCGAGCGTGTGCACACGGACGGGGACACGTCGCTGCGCATGGTCGCCAACCCGATCGAGAACGATCCCGGGCTGTTCGCCGTCCAGGTGCTCGACGTGTCGAGCACCGTCCGCATGATCCAGGCGCGCGCCGAGGCCGAACGCGAGCGCGCCGCCGCCACCGAGCTGCGGGCCGACCTCAGCCGGCAGCGCGACGACTTCATCTCGACCACGAGCCACGAGCTTCGCACGCCCTTGACCAACGTGCTGGGCTACGCGGAGCTTCTCGAGGAGTCGCCCGTACTCACCACCCTCGAACGCGACTGGGTCGCCCGCATCCGCCGGAACGGTCTGCGTCTGTCGGATCTCGTGGAGGATCTGCTGATGGTCGGCGGAGCCCATGCGACGCCCGTGAGTCCCGGCGAGCAGCACACGCTCTCCACCCGTTCCGTGGTCGCGGCGATCGTCGCCTCGCACGGCGCGGCCGCCGACGAGAAGCGGCTGCGCCTGGAGATCGACATCGACGCCGGAACGAACGTGCACGGGGTTCCCGCCGACATCCATCGCTCCCTCGGAGCGCTGCTCACGAACGCGATCCTGTTCACGCCGACCGACGGGGACGTGCTGGTGCGCGTCCGCGAAGACGGCGAGGTCACCGAGTTCTCGGTCAGCGACAGCGGGCCCGGCATGAGCGATGCCGACCGCGACCGCGCGTTCGACCGCTTCTTCCGAGCCGCTGAGGCGGAGCAGTCCGGCACTCCGGGCGTCGGCCTCGGCCTGTCCATCGCGCAGCGCCTCGCGCAGCGCAACGGCGGGACGCTGGAACTCGTCTCCCCCGCATCCGGCGGCCTGCGCGCGGTGCTCCGGCTTCCGGCGGCGCCCCGCCCCGTCTGA
- a CDS encoding cystathionine gamma-synthase: MTNPAARAFGSLAVHAGQDFDPTTGAVIPPIHMSTTFAQDGIGGLRGGYEYGRSGNPTRTALETQLAAIEHGEHALSFSSGLAAEDALLRAVLKPGDEVLLGSDVYGGTYRLLARVLGPWGVTLRVVDMSDLDAVAAALEERPARILWVETPSNPLLKVSDIAGLARLGHAAGALVVVDNTFATPALQQPLALGADVVVHSTTKYLGGHSDVVGGALVTNDAELAEAARFLQFAVGAVSSPFDAWLTTRGIKTLGVRMQRHSENGDAVANFLAGHERVAAVYYPGLSTHPGHDIARTQMSGFGGIVSLALADQAAARRFAESTRLFTLAESLGGVESLVNYPDAMTHASVRGTELAVPVEVVRLSVGIEDAEDLLADLDAALAAI; encoded by the coding sequence ATGACCAACCCCGCAGCCCGCGCCTTCGGCAGTCTCGCGGTTCACGCAGGGCAGGATTTCGACCCCACCACCGGTGCGGTCATCCCCCCGATCCACATGAGCACGACGTTCGCGCAGGACGGCATCGGTGGTCTTCGCGGCGGCTACGAGTACGGCCGCAGCGGCAACCCGACCCGCACGGCTCTCGAGACGCAGCTCGCCGCGATCGAGCATGGCGAGCACGCGCTGTCGTTCTCGTCCGGACTCGCCGCCGAGGACGCACTGCTGCGCGCCGTGCTGAAGCCGGGCGACGAGGTCCTCCTCGGCAGCGACGTGTACGGCGGCACCTACAGGCTGCTCGCCCGTGTGCTCGGCCCGTGGGGCGTCACGCTCCGCGTCGTCGACATGAGCGACCTGGATGCGGTCGCCGCAGCCCTCGAGGAGCGACCGGCCCGCATCCTCTGGGTCGAGACGCCCTCCAACCCGCTGCTGAAGGTCAGCGACATCGCGGGCCTCGCGCGCCTGGGGCACGCGGCGGGCGCGTTGGTCGTGGTCGACAACACGTTCGCGACCCCCGCGCTGCAGCAGCCGCTCGCCCTCGGCGCGGACGTGGTGGTGCATTCCACGACCAAGTACCTCGGCGGCCACTCCGACGTCGTGGGCGGCGCCCTCGTCACGAACGATGCGGAGCTCGCCGAGGCCGCGCGCTTCCTGCAGTTCGCCGTCGGCGCGGTCTCGAGCCCTTTCGACGCCTGGCTGACCACGCGCGGCATCAAGACGCTCGGTGTGAGGATGCAGCGCCACAGCGAGAACGGCGATGCCGTCGCGAACTTCCTCGCCGGCCACGAGCGGGTGGCGGCCGTCTACTATCCCGGCCTGTCGACGCATCCCGGCCACGACATCGCGCGTACCCAGATGAGCGGCTTCGGCGGCATCGTGTCGCTCGCGCTCGCCGACCAGGCCGCGGCCCGCCGCTTCGCCGAGTCCACGCGACTGTTCACGCTCGCCGAGTCGCTCGGGGGCGTCGAGTCCCTCGTGAACTACCCCGATGCGATGACCCACGCGTCGGTGCGCGGGACCGAACTGGCGGTCCCCGTGGAGGTCGTGCGCCTCTCGGTCGGCATCGAGGACGCGGAGGATCTCCTCGCGGATCTGGATGCGGCGCTCGCCGCGATCTGA
- a CDS encoding pyridoxal-phosphate dependent enzyme: protein MRYASSVAALVGNTPLVKLNRVTDGIAATVLAKVEYFNPGGSAKDRIAKNIIDAAERDGLLQPGGTIVEPTSGNTGVGLALVALERGYRMIFVVPDKFAGEKVAVLRAYGAEVVMTPTSVPPEHPDSYYSVSDRLAREIPGAFKPNQFANQNGPRGHFETTGPEIWADTDGAVTHFVAGIGTGGTISGTGRFLKQASDGRVTVIGADPEGSIYSGGPLHGYLVEGVGEDFWPTTFDPAVVDRYERVDDAEAFAMTRRLAREEGLLVGGSGGMAVVAALRAARELPADAVVVVVLPDHGRGYLSKIFDDAWMTDHGFAVEQTTSLLSGAGTDEGAHR, encoded by the coding sequence ATGCGTTACGCATCCAGCGTCGCCGCGCTCGTCGGCAACACCCCGCTCGTCAAGCTCAACCGGGTCACCGACGGCATCGCTGCCACGGTGCTCGCCAAGGTCGAGTACTTCAACCCCGGCGGCTCCGCCAAGGACCGCATCGCGAAGAACATCATCGACGCCGCCGAACGCGATGGACTGCTGCAGCCCGGCGGCACCATCGTCGAGCCCACCAGCGGCAACACCGGTGTCGGCCTGGCGCTGGTCGCCCTCGAGCGCGGCTACCGGATGATCTTCGTCGTCCCCGACAAGTTCGCCGGTGAGAAGGTCGCGGTGCTGCGGGCCTACGGCGCCGAGGTCGTGATGACACCCACCTCCGTTCCGCCCGAGCATCCGGACTCGTACTACAGCGTCTCCGATCGGCTGGCGCGTGAGATCCCCGGGGCGTTCAAGCCGAACCAGTTCGCCAACCAGAACGGCCCGCGCGGACATTTCGAGACCACGGGCCCCGAGATCTGGGCCGACACCGACGGTGCCGTCACGCACTTCGTCGCGGGCATCGGCACCGGAGGCACCATCAGCGGCACGGGCCGCTTCCTCAAGCAGGCGTCGGACGGTCGCGTCACGGTGATCGGCGCCGACCCGGAGGGATCGATCTACTCCGGCGGCCCGCTGCACGGCTACCTCGTCGAGGGGGTCGGCGAGGACTTCTGGCCCACCACCTTCGACCCCGCCGTCGTCGACCGCTACGAGCGCGTGGACGACGCCGAGGCCTTCGCGATGACGCGCCGCCTGGCCCGTGAAGAGGGCCTGCTCGTGGGGGGATCGGGCGGGATGGCGGTGGTCGCCGCCCTCCGAGCCGCGCGCGAGCTGCCCGCCGATGCCGTCGTCGTCGTGGTGCTGCCCGACCACGGTCGCGGCTACCTCAGCAAGATCTTCGACGACGCCTGGATGACCGATCACGGATTCGCCGTCGAACAGACCACGAGCCTGCTCTCCGGAGCCGGCACCGACGAAGGAGCACACCGATGA
- a CDS encoding MetQ/NlpA family ABC transporter substrate-binding protein, whose product MSENPSDSADLRTSLDASRKRRRTVWLSVAAVAVVAVIVGVVAIVANLTRSEEPAAAAGGEERLALRIAVSEDSDFQSAIADIAAEKGLDVTWVNVDDWVLPNTELAAGTVDGNAFQHILYLSNFNAQNDEDLTPVFSTLITQWGIFSATLGDTDEIPDGGRIAIPDDPSNGGRALGILASAGLIELSKDAGDFPSVDDVTANPKNLEFVPIAATTIPQQFDDPSLSAVVVGLSYFDPSQGITADKALYLDDSLDEKNLPYINVVASRADNADDPAWKILEEAYADPRAAEALEKEDKGATVLVQIPVDTLRTKLADLEKSAAANG is encoded by the coding sequence ATGTCCGAGAACCCGTCCGACTCCGCCGACCTGCGGACGTCGCTCGACGCATCCCGCAAGCGCCGGCGCACCGTCTGGCTGAGCGTCGCAGCCGTCGCCGTCGTCGCGGTGATCGTCGGCGTCGTCGCCATCGTCGCCAACCTCACCCGCTCCGAGGAGCCGGCCGCCGCGGCAGGCGGCGAGGAGCGTCTCGCACTGCGTATCGCGGTCAGCGAGGACTCCGACTTCCAGAGCGCCATCGCGGACATCGCGGCGGAGAAGGGGCTCGACGTGACCTGGGTCAACGTCGACGACTGGGTGCTGCCGAACACGGAGCTCGCCGCCGGGACGGTCGACGGCAACGCGTTCCAGCACATCCTGTACCTCTCCAACTTCAACGCCCAGAACGACGAGGACCTCACGCCGGTCTTCTCGACGCTCATCACGCAGTGGGGCATCTTCTCCGCGACCCTCGGCGACACCGACGAGATCCCGGACGGCGGCCGCATCGCCATCCCCGACGACCCGTCCAACGGCGGCCGCGCGCTCGGCATCCTGGCCTCGGCGGGACTCATCGAGCTGAGCAAGGATGCGGGCGACTTCCCCTCGGTCGACGACGTCACCGCCAACCCCAAGAACCTGGAGTTCGTGCCGATCGCGGCGACCACGATTCCGCAGCAGTTCGACGACCCGAGCCTGTCCGCCGTCGTCGTGGGCCTCTCCTACTTCGACCCCTCCCAGGGCATCACGGCGGACAAGGCCCTGTACCTCGATGACTCGCTCGATGAGAAGAACCTGCCGTACATCAACGTCGTCGCCAGTCGCGCCGACAACGCGGACGACCCGGCGTGGAAGATCCTCGAGGAGGCGTACGCCGACCCGCGCGCGGCCGAGGCGCTCGAGAAGGAGGACAAGGGCGCGACGGTGCTCGTGCAGATCCCCGTCGACACCCTGCGCACGAAGCTGGCAGACCTCGAGAAGTCCGCTGCCGCCAACGGCTGA
- a CDS encoding methionine ABC transporter ATP-binding protein — MSTAVRFEHVSKTYTTARGRTLTALDDVNLTVDAGDIYGIVGYSGAGKSTLLRTVNALERPTSGRVFVGEKEITALDAAGLRRARQRIGMIFQQFNLLRSRTVYKNIAYPLRLAGVSESDTIDRVAELLDFVGLSDKALQHPSQLSGGQKQRVGIARALANRPDVLISDEATSALDPQTTGEVLDLLRRVHAEYGITILVVTHEMEVIRDVCNRVGVMQEGRVVEQGSVYDVFAHPQHPTSRRFVSSVLHHLPAAETIRRIRTVHTGRLVQLHIENRESNDPFLSRISRVHDVDVNVVYGGVDELQARLFGSLTVELLGTDENVDRALIDLRDAALVTELEGAR, encoded by the coding sequence ATGAGCACCGCCGTCCGCTTCGAGCACGTCTCGAAGACCTACACCACAGCCCGCGGGCGCACCCTCACCGCACTCGACGACGTGAACCTCACCGTCGATGCCGGCGACATCTACGGGATCGTCGGATACTCCGGCGCCGGCAAGTCCACGCTGCTGCGCACCGTCAATGCGCTGGAGCGTCCGACCAGCGGACGCGTGTTCGTGGGCGAGAAGGAGATCACGGCGCTCGACGCGGCGGGCCTGCGCCGCGCCCGCCAGCGGATCGGCATGATCTTCCAGCAGTTCAACCTGCTGCGCTCCCGCACGGTCTACAAGAACATCGCCTACCCGCTGCGACTCGCGGGGGTCTCCGAGAGCGACACGATCGACCGGGTGGCCGAGCTGCTCGACTTCGTCGGACTGTCCGACAAGGCGCTCCAGCACCCCTCGCAGCTCTCGGGCGGGCAGAAGCAGCGCGTGGGCATCGCGCGCGCGCTCGCGAACCGACCCGACGTGCTCATCAGCGACGAGGCCACGAGCGCGCTCGATCCTCAGACGACGGGCGAGGTGCTGGACCTGCTTCGCCGGGTGCACGCGGAGTACGGCATCACGATCCTCGTCGTCACCCACGAGATGGAGGTGATCCGCGACGTCTGCAACCGCGTCGGGGTCATGCAGGAGGGCCGCGTCGTCGAGCAGGGCAGCGTGTACGACGTGTTCGCGCACCCGCAGCATCCCACCTCGCGCCGCTTCGTCTCCTCCGTACTGCACCACCTGCCGGCGGCGGAGACGATCCGCCGCATCCGCACGGTCCACACCGGACGTCTCGTGCAGCTGCACATCGAGAACCGGGAGTCCAACGACCCGTTCCTCTCGCGAATCTCCCGCGTGCACGACGTCGACGTGAACGTCGTCTACGGCGGCGTCGACGAGCTGCAGGCACGGCTGTTCGGAAGCCTCACCGTCGAGCTGCTCGGCACCGACGAGAACGTGGATCGCGCCCTCATCGACCTGCGGGATGCGGCACTGGTCACCGAGCTGGAAGGAGCACGCTGA
- a CDS encoding methionine ABC transporter permease yields the protein MDAAYLDALLPRIGRALFETLLMVTISFTLATILGLGLGLLLYATRPGNLLANRVVFGGLNLVINIVRPVPFIILAVSIIPLTRFLIGTSIGPLAATVPITIVASMAIARIVESNLVAVDPGSIEAAVAMGASPARVLFTVVLPESLGPLTLGLTYIVVALVDTTAVAGAIGGGGLGDLALKYGYQRFDWFVVLVIVVVLIVLVQAAQLLGNWVSRKVMH from the coding sequence ATGGATGCGGCCTACCTGGACGCCCTGCTCCCGCGCATCGGCCGGGCCCTGTTCGAGACGTTGCTCATGGTGACGATCTCCTTCACCCTCGCCACGATCCTCGGACTCGGCCTGGGGCTGCTCCTGTACGCGACGAGACCGGGCAACCTGCTCGCCAACCGGGTCGTGTTCGGCGGCCTGAACCTCGTCATCAACATCGTGCGGCCCGTGCCCTTCATCATCCTCGCCGTGTCGATCATCCCCCTCACCCGTTTCCTGATCGGCACGAGCATCGGGCCGCTCGCGGCCACCGTGCCGATCACGATCGTCGCCTCCATGGCCATCGCCCGCATCGTCGAGTCGAATCTCGTCGCCGTCGATCCGGGATCCATCGAGGCGGCCGTGGCGATGGGCGCGAGCCCGGCGCGGGTGCTGTTCACGGTCGTGCTCCCCGAATCCCTCGGACCGCTGACGCTGGGGCTGACCTACATCGTCGTCGCGCTCGTCGACACGACGGCCGTCGCCGGCGCGATCGGCGGCGGCGGGCTCGGTGACCTCGCGCTCAAGTACGGCTATCAACGCTTCGACTGGTTCGTGGTGCTCGTGATCGTCGTGGTCCTGATCGTCCTCGTCCAGGCCGCTCAGCTGCTCGGCAACTGGGTCTCGCGGAAGGTGATGCACTGA
- a CDS encoding acyl-CoA dehydrogenase family protein, producing MTDAWDDLLARWRVGAAERERDRILPFAAVDELRAQRFGALRLPRTLGGAEASLVDVLARIVELAEVDSNLAHIWRGHIAFVEQLRWDGWHTDAASRWLPRLAAGDVVGNAFSERQETAQLTTRLTDTGHDGLRVTGTKHYTTGSLYADWVHVAAVDASGERVALAVRSDAPGVSIVDDWDGFGQPLTASGTTILDAVAVDPGDVFPLGGQDEDRHRVIGGVYQLTLLAVIAGIARRAVVDTVAFVRPRRRTFGFAGETRPVDDPLVQVVVGEISAAASAARRIVLSVAADLDAAAAAHDGAALRDVELEVYRAQQTVIELVLAATSRLFEVGGASATSRTLGMDRHWRNVRTIASHNPVLQRVRAVGRFDLDGTLPAWQAPGAPTGIPAAGSVA from the coding sequence ATGACCGACGCATGGGACGACCTGCTCGCGAGATGGCGCGTGGGCGCCGCGGAGCGGGAGCGCGACCGGATCCTTCCGTTCGCGGCCGTCGACGAGTTGCGGGCGCAGCGCTTCGGCGCGCTCCGACTGCCGCGGACCCTCGGCGGTGCAGAGGCCTCGCTGGTCGACGTGCTCGCGCGCATCGTGGAGCTCGCCGAGGTCGACTCGAACCTCGCGCACATCTGGCGCGGGCACATCGCCTTCGTCGAGCAGCTCCGCTGGGACGGCTGGCACACGGATGCCGCATCCCGCTGGCTCCCGCGTCTCGCCGCGGGGGATGTCGTGGGCAACGCGTTCAGCGAACGCCAGGAGACGGCGCAGCTGACGACCCGGCTCACGGACACCGGCCACGACGGCCTGCGGGTGACGGGCACCAAGCACTACACGACGGGCTCGCTCTACGCCGATTGGGTGCACGTGGCGGCTGTCGACGCCTCCGGCGAGCGCGTCGCTCTGGCGGTGCGCTCGGATGCGCCCGGGGTGAGCATCGTGGATGACTGGGACGGATTCGGGCAGCCGCTGACCGCTTCGGGCACGACGATCCTGGATGCGGTGGCCGTCGATCCCGGCGACGTGTTCCCTCTGGGCGGGCAGGACGAGGATCGTCACCGCGTCATCGGGGGCGTCTATCAGCTGACCCTCCTGGCCGTGATCGCGGGGATCGCCCGGAGAGCCGTGGTCGACACCGTGGCGTTCGTGCGCCCGCGCCGACGCACGTTCGGCTTCGCCGGCGAGACGCGCCCCGTCGACGACCCGCTCGTGCAGGTCGTCGTGGGTGAGATCAGCGCCGCCGCGTCCGCCGCACGGCGGATCGTGCTGAGCGTCGCGGCGGATCTGGACGCCGCCGCGGCGGCCCACGACGGCGCCGCGCTGCGTGACGTCGAGCTGGAGGTGTACCGCGCGCAGCAGACGGTGATCGAGCTCGTGCTGGCCGCCACCAGCCGACTGTTCGAGGTCGGCGGCGCGAGCGCGACCTCGCGGACGCTGGGCATGGATCGGCACTGGCGCAATGTCCGCACGATCGCCTCCCACAACCCCGTTCTCCAACGGGTGCGTGCGGTGGGCCGGTTCGACCTGGACGGAACGCTTCCCGCCTGGCAGGCGCCCGGCGCGCCGACCGGCATCCCCGCGGCGGGTTCGGTCGCATGA
- a CDS encoding acyl-CoA dehydrogenase family protein encodes MSVGSAALAREFDAVFDAVGQEAVARERERRLPHAEVEALRDAGFTRVTLPVALGGRGAGPSQLFELLAELARRDPNLAQLLRSHFAFVDRTLLSPPGARRDRLLARVAAGAIHGNATFERGPASVGHVATAVTRDARGLRLDGRKFYSTGTLFADTVGVLAEYEGEQVSVMLDTTASGVERVDDWRGFGQRLTGSGTTIFRDVRIEEDDIIAREQGRVSHAGAFVQLVLLAAAAGIGRAVLDDASTYVRTRTRGFSHGVARRAQDDPLVQEVVGDIAASSFAADAALAAASAALDASTAAVLSGDDERARPAVAAADRAVTAAQLVILPAVLEAANRLFEVGGASALDADRALDRHWRNARTLASHNPLRFKARALGEHELAGTPLASWWTVGET; translated from the coding sequence ATGAGCGTCGGATCGGCCGCACTGGCGCGCGAGTTCGACGCGGTCTTCGACGCCGTCGGGCAGGAAGCCGTCGCACGAGAACGAGAGCGGCGGTTGCCGCACGCAGAGGTCGAGGCGCTGCGTGACGCCGGCTTCACCCGCGTCACTCTTCCCGTCGCACTCGGCGGGCGCGGAGCGGGCCCGTCGCAGCTGTTCGAGCTGCTGGCGGAGCTCGCACGCCGCGATCCGAACCTCGCGCAGCTGCTGCGGTCGCACTTCGCCTTCGTCGACCGGACCCTGCTCTCGCCACCCGGAGCCCGCCGCGACCGCCTGCTGGCGCGGGTCGCGGCGGGAGCGATCCACGGGAACGCGACATTCGAGCGGGGACCTGCCTCGGTCGGCCACGTCGCCACGGCGGTCACCCGCGACGCACGCGGCCTGCGCCTGGACGGGCGGAAGTTCTACTCGACCGGCACACTGTTCGCCGACACGGTCGGCGTCCTCGCCGAGTACGAGGGAGAGCAGGTCAGCGTGATGCTCGACACCACGGCGAGCGGCGTCGAACGCGTCGACGACTGGCGCGGGTTCGGCCAGCGCCTGACGGGCAGCGGCACGACGATCTTCCGCGACGTGCGCATCGAGGAGGACGACATCATCGCCCGGGAGCAGGGGCGCGTGAGTCACGCCGGTGCCTTCGTACAGCTCGTACTGCTCGCGGCCGCCGCGGGGATCGGCCGCGCTGTCCTCGACGATGCGAGCACCTACGTCCGCACGCGCACCCGCGGATTCAGTCACGGAGTCGCCCGCAGGGCGCAGGATGATCCGCTCGTGCAGGAGGTCGTCGGCGACATCGCCGCATCCTCGTTCGCGGCCGACGCCGCGCTGGCCGCCGCATCCGCGGCTCTCGACGCATCGACCGCGGCCGTGCTGTCCGGCGACGATGAACGGGCCCGCCCCGCGGTCGCTGCGGCGGATCGGGCCGTCACCGCGGCGCAGCTGGTGATCCTCCCCGCCGTTCTCGAGGCCGCGAACCGCCTGTTCGAGGTCGGCGGTGCGAGCGCGCTCGATGCCGACCGTGCTCTGGATCGCCACTGGCGCAACGCACGCACGCTCGCCTCGCACAATCCCCTACGGTTCAAAGCGCGCGCGCTGGGCGAGCACGAACTGGCCGGCACGCCGCTCGCGTCCTGGTGGACGGTCGGAGAGACCTGA